A single genomic interval of Granulicella tundricola MP5ACTX9 harbors:
- a CDS encoding TonB-dependent receptor, which produces MRTLVATKSTPSSLASAIRLATVILLAVLCFFSTGSRLDAQIGGSGSISGTVTDPSGAVIPNALIVAVNNANGTRVTQHSSGAGAFTLSPLEAGQYTVTIVATGFEKLTQEHIQVNALQIVGLKPQLTLGVSTETVTVEGAPPQLDTQNASIGGTMENAEYVALPLQINGGARNPTSFVYLEPGVAHGGSGVQTGIFSGTGSAGRLDEVYIDGFPQTSIYEQGDPRYVSNLVSVEAVDQFQVITSNPPAAYQGVGLENYTIRSGSNKIHGSVFDYYRDTSFDTWGFFQPNVINPLLGHATKPNEHQSEYGVSLSGPIKKDKIFLFANYDGFYLHKDNNPTYSTIPTLAMRSGDFSQFLTLATPQAIYDPTSCPTGSQSAGTCTRTQFAYNNQPNVINPARIGAAETFMQKFQPTPINSNITNNYLSQIPSFQHHFSTMEHLDWTINDRQRFSVIFGAQLGAVYGFQSNGSNPGPLPYTSGQGFETKNKLIQAEHTFTINQHLVNQFKAGYTRFWGPVFNPDYRTPGFGLGTNAGVTGLPGGQASGSFPTVTWAGNNPLTQWSGDQDYNDITNYATILDNVQYIKGKHTFTFGGTHQWLEVQDIAYTTGISPVTLTYSNSQTALYTNKTGISSTGHSYASFLIGQVNQGSLTQQSFIDTGARIQPSSLYAQDDYKLTSKLTLNIGLRWDYYPAYREVINRSTFLNINATNPITGNKGALEYAGSGTGPYCNCNTPVNSWYKNFGPRLGFAYSVAPGTVIRGGYAIAYTHGSGTRSALFKGTGTVGLSSAPSIVSKTSGDAAFLLDSGFPAYTAPPTINAGYGTFYTTLSNTPASSMSYPDPYLGSRAPYANMYNLGIEQQLTKDMAVQINYVGSQGHFLPVSASGARGYFSNQLNPQYLKLGSLLGTTVTPAVIAQAQQVFPGIQLPYASFSGTLAQALVPFPQYSGVSDTYDNLVNSNYNSLQFIIKQRMSRDIDFMFNYTWSAEIDDNGTFRSGYLSNRVERGRGTADVPNVINSTAIVKLPFGKGQPLHSNNRFLNSLMSDFSLSAIYTYSSGIPLAIISSGCVAPGTGQCMPNYNPNYTGSKVRINGSYGQGVTAATAATTHYIDINGFIDPSAATSSTATAAQKAAYPNYTIGNVARTAPYGLRGPTAFDGDVSLKRTITLHDNVNLLLDVSAYNITNSVILAAPGVSTSTPSTFGVSSSQSNLSRDIQLAARINF; this is translated from the coding sequence ATGCGCACACTCGTAGCCACGAAATCCACCCCCTCCAGCCTGGCCTCAGCGATCAGGCTCGCCACAGTCATCCTCCTGGCCGTCCTCTGCTTCTTCTCGACCGGAAGCCGCCTCGACGCACAGATCGGAGGCAGCGGCTCCATCAGCGGAACCGTCACCGATCCCAGCGGCGCAGTCATCCCCAACGCGCTCATCGTCGCCGTCAACAACGCCAACGGCACCAGGGTCACGCAGCACTCCAGCGGCGCCGGTGCCTTCACGCTCTCGCCCCTGGAAGCCGGCCAATATACCGTCACCATCGTCGCCACCGGCTTTGAGAAGCTCACCCAGGAGCACATCCAGGTCAACGCGTTGCAGATCGTCGGCCTCAAGCCCCAGCTCACCCTCGGCGTCTCAACCGAGACCGTAACCGTAGAAGGTGCGCCACCCCAGCTCGACACCCAGAACGCCTCCATCGGCGGCACCATGGAGAACGCCGAGTACGTCGCGCTCCCGCTGCAGATCAACGGCGGCGCACGCAATCCCACCTCCTTCGTCTATCTCGAACCCGGCGTCGCCCACGGCGGCTCCGGCGTTCAGACCGGCATCTTCAGCGGCACCGGCAGCGCCGGTCGTCTGGATGAGGTTTACATCGATGGCTTCCCCCAGACCAGCATCTACGAGCAGGGCGACCCGCGTTACGTCTCCAACCTCGTCTCCGTTGAGGCCGTCGACCAGTTCCAGGTCATCACCAGCAACCCGCCCGCCGCCTACCAGGGCGTCGGCCTGGAGAACTACACCATCCGCTCCGGCTCCAACAAGATTCACGGCTCCGTCTTCGACTACTACCGCGACACCTCCTTCGATACCTGGGGCTTCTTCCAGCCCAACGTCATCAACCCTCTCCTGGGCCACGCCACCAAGCCCAACGAGCACCAGTCCGAGTACGGCGTCTCCCTCAGCGGCCCCATCAAGAAGGACAAGATCTTCCTCTTCGCCAACTACGACGGCTTCTATCTCCACAAGGACAACAACCCCACCTACTCCACCATCCCCACGCTCGCCATGCGCAGTGGAGACTTCAGCCAGTTCCTGACGCTCGCAACCCCGCAGGCCATCTACGATCCCACAAGCTGCCCCACCGGATCGCAGAGCGCCGGCACCTGCACCCGCACGCAGTTCGCCTATAACAACCAGCCCAACGTCATCAATCCCGCACGCATCGGCGCGGCTGAGACCTTCATGCAGAAGTTCCAGCCCACGCCCATCAACAGCAACATCACCAACAACTACCTCTCGCAGATCCCCAGCTTTCAGCACCACTTCAGCACCATGGAGCACCTGGACTGGACCATCAACGACCGCCAGCGCTTCTCCGTCATCTTCGGCGCGCAGCTCGGCGCGGTCTATGGCTTCCAATCCAACGGCTCCAACCCCGGCCCGCTCCCGTACACCTCAGGCCAGGGCTTTGAGACCAAGAACAAGCTCATCCAGGCTGAGCACACCTTCACCATCAACCAGCATCTCGTAAACCAGTTCAAGGCCGGCTACACCCGCTTCTGGGGCCCGGTCTTCAACCCCGACTACCGCACCCCCGGCTTCGGCCTCGGCACCAATGCCGGCGTCACCGGACTCCCCGGCGGCCAGGCCTCAGGTTCGTTCCCCACCGTCACCTGGGCTGGCAACAACCCGCTCACCCAGTGGAGCGGCGACCAGGACTACAACGACATCACCAACTACGCCACCATCCTGGACAACGTCCAATACATCAAGGGCAAACACACCTTCACCTTCGGCGGCACCCATCAGTGGCTTGAGGTGCAGGACATCGCTTACACCACTGGCATCTCGCCCGTGACCCTCACGTACAGCAACAGCCAGACCGCCCTCTACACCAACAAGACCGGCATCTCCTCCACCGGCCACTCCTACGCCAGCTTCCTTATCGGCCAGGTCAACCAGGGCTCGCTCACCCAGCAGTCCTTCATCGATACCGGCGCACGCATCCAGCCCAGCTCACTCTACGCCCAGGACGACTACAAGCTCACCTCCAAGCTCACCCTCAACATCGGCCTCCGCTGGGACTACTACCCCGCCTACCGCGAGGTCATCAACCGCAGCACCTTCCTCAACATCAACGCCACCAACCCCATCACCGGCAACAAGGGCGCACTGGAGTACGCCGGCAGCGGCACCGGCCCGTACTGCAACTGCAACACGCCGGTCAACAGCTGGTACAAGAACTTCGGCCCCCGTCTCGGCTTCGCGTATAGCGTCGCTCCCGGCACCGTCATTCGCGGCGGTTACGCCATCGCCTACACCCACGGCTCCGGCACCCGCAGCGCGCTCTTCAAAGGCACCGGCACCGTAGGCCTCAGCTCCGCGCCTTCCATCGTCAGCAAAACCTCCGGAGACGCAGCCTTCCTCCTCGATAGCGGCTTCCCCGCCTATACCGCGCCACCCACCATCAACGCCGGCTACGGAACCTTCTACACCACCCTCTCCAACACCCCCGCCTCCAGCATGAGCTACCCCGATCCCTACCTCGGCTCACGCGCGCCCTACGCCAACATGTACAACCTCGGCATCGAGCAGCAGCTCACCAAGGACATGGCCGTCCAGATCAACTACGTCGGCTCCCAGGGCCACTTCCTGCCGGTCTCCGCCAGCGGCGCACGCGGCTACTTCAGCAACCAGCTCAACCCCCAGTACCTCAAGCTGGGCTCCCTGCTCGGCACCACGGTCACCCCTGCGGTCATCGCCCAGGCTCAACAGGTCTTCCCCGGAATCCAACTCCCCTACGCCTCGTTCTCCGGCACCCTGGCGCAGGCGCTCGTTCCATTCCCCCAGTACTCCGGCGTCTCCGATACCTACGACAACCTCGTCAACTCCAATTACAACTCCCTCCAATTCATCATCAAGCAGCGCATGAGCCGAGACATCGACTTCATGTTCAACTACACCTGGAGCGCGGAGATCGACGACAACGGAACCTTCCGCAGCGGCTATCTCTCCAACCGCGTCGAGCGTGGACGCGGAACCGCCGACGTCCCCAACGTCATCAACTCCACCGCCATCGTCAAGCTCCCCTTCGGCAAAGGCCAGCCGCTCCACTCCAACAACCGCTTCCTCAACAGCCTCATGAGCGACTTCTCGCTCTCCGCCATCTACACCTATAGCTCCGGCATCCCGCTCGCCATCATCTCCTCCGGCTGCGTCGCACCCGGCACCGGCCAGTGCATGCCCAACTACAACCCCAACTACACCGGCTCCAAGGTCCGCATCAACGGAAGCTACGGCCAGGGCGTCACCGCGGCCACCGCCGCCACCACCCATTACATCGACATCAACGGCTTCATCGACCCCTCCGCCGCCACCAGCTCAACCGCAACCGCCGCCCAGAAGGCAGCCTACCCCAACTACACCATCGGCAACGTCGCACGCACCGCGCCCTACGGTCTCCGCGGACCCACGGCCTTTGACGGCGACGTCAGCCTCAAGCGCACCATCACCCTCCACGACAACGTCAACCTGCTCCTCGACGTCTCCGCCTACAACATCACCAACTCCGTCATCCTGGCCGCGCCCGGCGTCAGCACCAGCACCCCGAGCACCTTCGGCGTCTCCAGCAGCCAGAGCAATCTCTCCCGAGACATCCAGCTCGCAGCCCGCATCAACTTCTAA